In Novipirellula caenicola, one genomic interval encodes:
- a CDS encoding EAL domain-containing protein, whose amino-acid sequence MATIENSALERLRRSNALMEDIWFLSGPTQPGETIIHLPIDDEPYVIGRKPGVSLRLQFRTVSGRHAALSIRDGALQLTDLGSTNGTYVNGKRVEPNQTIRISEEDLIHFAEAPFRVYRQSVMGATNGTIAENICDQALALVQFDRLMSERLVRPHFQAIVDLRSDHREMIGHEILGRGSVFGLESVGAMFQAAEQLSLEVELSRLLRWEGIRVGRDFPESPMLFVNTHPKEIGDVQGLIESLIKAREMAGNANLVLEIHESAVTNRAVMDDLVEVLESQNIRLAYDDFGSGQARLAELVEARPYVVKFDISLIRGIDTASESRRKMLSNLVNMVCDLDILALAEGVETEGESQACIDLGFQLGQGYYYGRPSPA is encoded by the coding sequence ATGGCAACGATTGAAAACTCGGCACTCGAACGTCTCCGGCGCAGCAATGCGTTGATGGAAGACATTTGGTTTTTGTCGGGCCCGACTCAGCCTGGCGAAACGATCATTCATCTGCCCATTGATGATGAACCGTATGTCATCGGTCGCAAACCCGGTGTCTCACTGCGGCTGCAATTCCGCACCGTCAGCGGGCGTCATGCGGCGTTATCGATCCGCGACGGCGCTCTTCAATTGACCGATCTTGGCAGCACCAACGGTACGTATGTCAACGGCAAACGAGTCGAGCCCAACCAAACCATTCGTATCAGCGAAGAAGACCTGATTCACTTTGCCGAAGCACCGTTTCGTGTTTATCGTCAATCGGTCATGGGAGCGACCAATGGCACGATCGCCGAAAATATTTGCGACCAAGCGTTAGCACTCGTTCAATTCGACCGACTGATGTCCGAGCGTTTGGTCCGTCCGCACTTTCAAGCCATCGTCGATTTACGCAGCGATCATCGTGAAATGATCGGTCACGAGATTCTCGGGCGAGGCAGCGTGTTCGGACTCGAGTCAGTCGGCGCGATGTTTCAAGCCGCCGAGCAATTGAGTCTCGAGGTCGAGCTCAGTCGATTGCTTCGCTGGGAAGGGATTCGTGTGGGACGCGATTTTCCTGAAAGTCCGATGCTGTTCGTCAATACACATCCCAAAGAGATTGGTGACGTTCAAGGTTTAATTGAATCGCTGATCAAAGCACGCGAGATGGCGGGCAACGCTAATCTTGTGCTGGAAATTCACGAGTCCGCGGTGACCAACCGCGCCGTGATGGACGATCTTGTCGAAGTCCTCGAGTCACAAAATATTCGACTCGCCTACGACGATTTTGGCTCCGGGCAAGCACGGTTGGCCGAATTGGTCGAAGCCAGACCGTATGTGGTCAAGTTTGATATCTCGTTGATTCGTGGAATCGATACTGCCAGCGAGAGTCGACGCAAGATGTTGTCAAACCTTGTCAACATGGTTTGCGATCTGGACATCTTGGCGCTCGCCGAAGGCGTAGAAACCGAAGGCGAATCGCAAGCCTGTATCGATCTCGGGTTTCAATTAGGCCAAGGCTATTACTACGGCCGCCCCTCCCCGGCGTAA
- a CDS encoding AAA family ATPase — protein sequence MTVLASDTQSFEPSMLGGLLSDDTFWPTQPRDLHETGLSAAYVDGLMLKILLVGGTLSGRTASERIGIPFRVIEPILDALRTRKLVTHVRPAPFNDYYYSLTEAGQKQANQQMAQCSYTGAAPVPLSDYVLSVEAQAAGLDAVDREQLRAALSSISYQNELLDHLGPAVNSNTGMFLFGPPGNGKTTIARCLTQCLGQEIWIPNAILDDGNLIKLQDDAFHRPAPVPEIASDILKGQEWDNRWTRIRRPTVVVGGELVMDNLEVRHDARSNICEAPLQMKSNCGCLLIDDFGRQRIAPEELLNRWIIPLENKCDYLTLPTGKKIQIPFEQLIIFSTNIDPNSLVDEAFLRRVPYKIFVSDPGREEYRELLSNVMRNLGFPDTPQAADHLFKFYEDSGRKMRRCHPRDLLTQVANYCKYRKLPLTLQPDYLDQACRSYFSQL from the coding sequence ATGACTGTACTCGCAAGCGACACCCAATCCTTTGAACCGAGCATGTTAGGCGGACTGCTGTCCGACGACACGTTCTGGCCAACCCAACCACGCGATCTACACGAAACCGGGCTCAGCGCTGCCTACGTCGACGGATTGATGCTCAAAATCCTACTGGTCGGTGGAACCCTCAGCGGCCGCACCGCTTCAGAGCGGATCGGAATTCCCTTTCGTGTCATCGAACCGATTCTCGATGCGCTGCGAACACGTAAATTGGTGACCCACGTTCGGCCGGCGCCCTTTAACGACTATTACTACTCGCTAACCGAAGCCGGGCAGAAGCAAGCCAATCAGCAAATGGCTCAGTGCAGTTACACTGGTGCGGCCCCGGTGCCATTGTCCGACTACGTGTTAAGCGTCGAAGCGCAAGCCGCCGGTTTGGATGCCGTCGATCGCGAACAATTGCGTGCGGCGCTGAGCTCGATCTCGTATCAAAACGAACTGCTCGATCATCTCGGTCCGGCCGTCAACAGCAATACCGGCATGTTCTTGTTCGGGCCTCCGGGCAACGGCAAAACGACCATCGCCCGCTGTCTGACTCAGTGTCTTGGTCAAGAAATCTGGATTCCCAACGCGATTCTCGACGACGGCAACTTGATCAAGTTGCAAGACGATGCCTTCCATCGTCCTGCGCCGGTGCCTGAGATCGCCAGCGATATTTTGAAAGGTCAGGAATGGGACAACCGATGGACGCGGATTCGCCGCCCCACCGTCGTAGTCGGAGGCGAATTGGTGATGGACAATCTCGAAGTCCGTCACGATGCCCGGTCCAACATTTGTGAAGCGCCGCTGCAGATGAAAAGCAATTGCGGCTGTTTGTTGATCGACGACTTTGGTCGGCAACGCATTGCGCCCGAAGAACTGCTGAACCGGTGGATCATTCCGCTGGAAAACAAATGTGATTACTTGACGTTGCCGACCGGCAAGAAAATTCAAATCCCGTTTGAGCAGCTCATCATTTTCTCGACCAACATCGATCCCAACTCGCTGGTCGACGAAGCATTCCTGAGACGAGTGCCCTACAAGATCTTTGTCTCCGATCCAGGGCGTGAAGAGTATCGCGAACTGCTGAGCAATGTGATGCGAAACTTGGGATTCCCGGACACCCCACAAGCGGCTGACCATCTCTTCAAATTCTACGAAGACAGTGGCCGTAAAATGCGACGCTGCCATCCGCGTGACCTGTTGACTCAAGTGGCGAACTACTGCAAATACCGCAAACTGCCACTAACGTTGCAACCGGACTACTTGGACCAGGCTTGCCGCAGTTACTTTAGCCAACTGTAG
- a CDS encoding protein kinase domain-containing protein — translation MKATEPKKFSAGYEPIPGYVLEKLIGRGGFGEVWRADAPGGIKKAVKFVFGAHDQQRAARELKSLERIKGVSHPFLLTLERFGIADDQLVIVTELADGSLEDVFREHRDRGSCGIPHEKLLAYLHDTADALDYLHERYQLQHLDIKPANLLVIGEHVKVADFGLLKDLRDADCSVVGGLTPVYAPPEVFDGRPSIHSDQYSLAVMYQELLTGTRPFSGRTIAQLATQHVHNAPDLEPLPPSDRPAVARALEKNPVRRFENCRAFVHALTNPRRRSTPLQSRSGELSHDDTAEGIPLGMGARAAATEDLPALDKGEVQRDARVVSDVLVVALGGTGAEVLHEIRSRIASMHSACPIRLHSLLIDTDEKTLGIARVSNSTASLPPTEIVPIPLRSPNEYRQSMSIKRLATVSRRWIYNVPRSLSTEGMRPLGRLALVDHGAKVKSAIAQVVKDLTQSRGDSIPSIYVVGSLSGGTGSGIYLDVVHLLRHFLDENQFEQAKILSMLAMKGLTRNPSVSLAHHDAQAALIEMRHYLHPENGYPGDQGAGWPSVPAARTPLKDAYVIASNEIDPNAPRPVNVISDYLWSDSTGAGDLLAEARSSATESSNVSIHKPQLRSVGIVPLGVVRRPEEKILTPATVQHLLLRWLGHPGNAKKNAESLSQRLMRRTGFAQTSIFDVIQEPLGATSHDRHQQLQKHIRLQTREQGRVVTMADADDLAIQWADQISKTSNAAASIDEMTSVFTKELLNRLSHRSTDIATAVAGLQRFHGEVTAEVDTLRSEHDAEIAKLQSESTYKDIPLTASHAEAIVVAQLRNIAADHIAIFAGRIDAMVTRLNDLATAFAVTISKITAGRSATANPWDDMPEEISSQFESILTELHASTVNVILIRPLATGATAMDENEIKARLTETVSPLVGRALAIRSSASVNETTSMGSTSMNVDVTATLPTPALGTPTNDASTVTDDLDPSTTTAKPTRGEQPVTSMATALQFARPSLLDCGGVQRLILAVGTHSEQVRLGAELRQFHSGALTTTLIPGTTAKLIHEAQRIDLNDVIARLATMNAGNVQVSGRLMTRSDIDWRKSEPRSQVAAY, via the coding sequence ATGAAAGCGACAGAACCGAAAAAATTCAGCGCCGGCTACGAACCGATTCCTGGTTACGTGCTCGAAAAACTCATCGGCCGTGGTGGATTTGGCGAGGTGTGGCGAGCCGATGCGCCGGGCGGAATCAAAAAGGCAGTCAAATTTGTCTTCGGAGCTCACGATCAACAACGTGCTGCGCGAGAACTGAAGTCACTCGAGCGAATCAAGGGCGTCAGCCACCCTTTTCTGCTGACGCTGGAGCGGTTCGGCATCGCCGACGACCAATTGGTGATCGTCACCGAGTTAGCCGACGGATCGCTTGAAGACGTTTTCCGAGAGCACCGAGACCGCGGTTCCTGTGGGATTCCTCACGAAAAACTGCTTGCCTACCTGCACGATACCGCCGACGCACTAGATTACTTGCACGAGCGTTATCAACTGCAACACCTCGACATCAAACCAGCCAACTTGTTGGTGATTGGCGAACACGTCAAAGTGGCCGACTTTGGTCTATTGAAAGACCTGCGGGATGCCGACTGCAGTGTCGTCGGCGGTTTGACGCCGGTATACGCGCCACCGGAAGTCTTTGATGGTCGTCCGAGCATTCACAGTGACCAGTATTCGCTAGCGGTCATGTACCAAGAACTGCTAACGGGAACCCGCCCCTTTAGCGGCCGAACGATCGCCCAGTTGGCAACACAACACGTCCACAACGCACCGGATCTTGAACCGCTTCCTCCGAGTGATCGACCGGCGGTCGCCAGGGCACTCGAGAAGAATCCGGTTCGTCGTTTTGAAAATTGTCGTGCGTTTGTCCATGCGTTGACGAACCCTCGTCGCCGAAGCACTCCGCTGCAATCGCGTTCCGGTGAATTGAGTCACGATGACACCGCCGAAGGCATTCCGCTCGGCATGGGAGCTCGTGCCGCCGCGACCGAGGACTTGCCAGCACTTGATAAGGGCGAAGTCCAGCGGGATGCGCGTGTGGTTTCCGACGTGTTGGTCGTCGCACTTGGCGGCACCGGAGCGGAAGTGCTACATGAGATCCGCAGCCGCATCGCCAGCATGCATTCGGCGTGCCCGATTCGATTGCATTCGCTGCTAATTGATACCGACGAAAAAACGCTGGGCATCGCCAGGGTCAGCAACTCGACGGCATCGTTGCCGCCGACGGAGATCGTGCCGATTCCGCTTCGCTCGCCCAACGAATATCGACAATCGATGTCGATCAAACGATTGGCCACCGTGTCGCGACGCTGGATCTACAATGTGCCTCGCAGTTTGTCGACCGAAGGCATGCGACCGCTCGGACGCTTGGCACTGGTCGACCATGGTGCGAAGGTGAAATCCGCCATCGCCCAAGTCGTCAAGGACTTGACCCAGAGTCGCGGCGACTCGATCCCGTCGATTTATGTCGTAGGATCGCTCAGCGGGGGAACCGGCAGCGGCATCTATTTGGATGTCGTTCACTTGCTAAGACATTTCCTTGACGAGAACCAATTTGAACAGGCAAAGATCCTGTCGATGTTGGCAATGAAAGGGTTGACACGAAACCCGTCGGTTTCGCTCGCCCATCACGACGCACAAGCTGCGTTGATCGAGATGCGACACTACTTGCATCCTGAAAATGGCTACCCCGGTGACCAGGGCGCGGGCTGGCCAAGCGTCCCCGCGGCGCGGACACCCCTCAAAGACGCCTACGTGATCGCAAGCAACGAGATCGATCCAAACGCGCCACGACCGGTCAACGTGATTAGTGACTATCTATGGTCCGATTCGACCGGGGCGGGTGACCTGTTGGCCGAAGCGCGATCCAGTGCCACCGAATCATCGAACGTCTCGATTCACAAACCGCAGCTACGGTCGGTTGGGATCGTCCCGCTCGGAGTCGTACGACGTCCCGAAGAGAAAATATTGACCCCCGCAACGGTGCAACATTTGTTGCTGCGGTGGTTGGGACATCCTGGAAACGCCAAGAAGAACGCAGAATCGTTGTCACAGCGGCTGATGCGGCGTACCGGTTTCGCGCAAACGTCGATCTTTGACGTGATCCAGGAACCGCTCGGAGCCACTTCGCACGATCGTCACCAACAACTGCAAAAGCACATCCGATTGCAGACGCGAGAACAAGGCCGAGTCGTCACGATGGCGGACGCAGACGATTTAGCGATCCAATGGGCCGACCAGATCTCCAAAACGTCGAATGCCGCCGCATCCATTGACGAAATGACCAGCGTATTCACCAAGGAGTTGCTCAACCGATTGTCACATCGCAGCACGGACATTGCCACGGCGGTCGCAGGATTGCAGCGGTTCCATGGCGAAGTGACCGCGGAGGTCGATACGCTACGATCAGAACACGATGCGGAAATTGCGAAATTGCAATCCGAGTCGACTTACAAGGACATTCCGCTAACGGCTTCGCACGCGGAAGCGATCGTCGTTGCCCAGCTGCGAAACATTGCAGCGGACCACATTGCCATCTTTGCTGGACGCATCGACGCCATGGTCACCCGGCTGAACGACCTTGCCACCGCTTTTGCAGTGACCATTTCCAAGATCACCGCCGGACGAAGCGCGACGGCGAACCCGTGGGACGACATGCCCGAGGAAATTTCGTCACAGTTCGAAAGTATCCTCACCGAGCTACATGCATCGACCGTCAACGTGATCTTGATTCGGCCGCTCGCAACCGGAGCAACGGCGATGGATGAAAACGAGATCAAAGCACGGCTTACTGAAACCGTCTCGCCGTTGGTGGGACGGGCCTTAGCGATCCGCAGCTCGGCAAGCGTCAATGAGACCACGTCGATGGGGTCCACGTCGATGAATGTCGATGTCACAGCGACGCTGCCTACCCCGGCCCTTGGCACACCCACCAACGATGCTTCCACCGTCACCGACGATCTCGATCCGTCCACCACAACCGCCAAACCGACTCGCGGCGAGCAACCGGTCACTTCGATGGCGACTGCACTGCAATTCGCCCGTCCATCGCTGCTTGATTGTGGCGGGGTGCAGCGGTTGATTCTGGCCGTCGGGACTCATTCGGAACAAGTGCGGCTGGGAGCCGAGCTGCGTCAATTCCACAGTGGTGCATTGACCACGACGTTGATCCCAGGCACCACAGCCAAACTGATTCACGAAGCGCAGCGTATCGATTTGAATGACGTGATCGCACGCTTGGCGACGATGAATGCGGGCAACGTCCAAGTCAGCGGCCGGCTGATGACGCGGTCGGACATTGATTGGCGTAAGAGCGAACCGCGTTCACAGGTCGCCGCCTACTAA
- the bioB gene encoding biotin synthase BioB, with translation MTASPEATATPAETQIQADRYQKLAERVLAGEAISREDALSILTAPDIDVLPILSAGYQIRHRYFGRTVQLYFLMNAKSGLCPEDCHYCSQSKISTAPVPKYNILKRDDLMEAAEIAANQGAKTYCLVISARGPNEREMSAVEQIVPEIKQKYGLDICACLGLLNREQADRLKACGVDRVNHNLNTSEEHYADICTTHTYADRVQTLRNVRDAGMEMCSGGIIGMGESPEDVVSMAFDLRDLGVHSIPLNFLNAIEGTPLQGNMDLNANQCLKALAMFRFVNPDRELRISGGREIHLRSLQPLGLYVANSMFVGDYLTTKGQAPQADYDMITDLGFEVTQNVEPVVA, from the coding sequence ATGACGGCCAGTCCCGAAGCGACCGCAACGCCCGCAGAAACGCAGATCCAAGCGGACCGATACCAAAAGCTCGCCGAACGTGTCCTGGCGGGTGAGGCGATTTCTCGTGAAGACGCTCTCTCTATCTTAACCGCCCCCGACATCGATGTACTTCCGATTTTGTCGGCAGGCTATCAAATCCGCCATCGCTATTTCGGGCGAACTGTCCAGCTGTATTTCTTGATGAATGCCAAAAGCGGGCTTTGTCCAGAGGATTGCCACTACTGCAGCCAATCGAAGATCTCGACCGCGCCGGTCCCCAAATACAACATTCTGAAGCGAGACGACTTGATGGAGGCTGCTGAGATCGCAGCCAATCAAGGTGCCAAGACCTATTGTTTGGTCATCTCTGCTCGCGGGCCCAACGAGCGTGAGATGTCGGCGGTCGAGCAAATCGTGCCCGAGATCAAGCAAAAGTATGGGCTCGATATCTGTGCTTGCCTGGGTCTGCTCAATCGCGAGCAAGCGGACCGTTTGAAGGCGTGTGGCGTTGACCGCGTCAACCACAACCTAAACACCAGCGAAGAGCACTACGCCGACATCTGCACCACGCATACGTATGCCGACCGAGTGCAAACCCTGCGAAACGTCCGAGACGCCGGAATGGAAATGTGCAGCGGCGGGATCATCGGCATGGGAGAATCTCCCGAAGACGTGGTCTCGATGGCATTTGACCTTCGCGACCTTGGCGTCCACTCGATTCCGCTGAACTTTCTTAACGCAATCGAAGGCACGCCACTTCAAGGCAACATGGATTTGAATGCAAACCAGTGCTTGAAAGCGTTGGCAATGTTCCGATTCGTCAACCCTGATCGTGAACTGCGAATCTCAGGCGGGCGGGAAATTCACCTGCGTTCGCTGCAACCGCTCGGGCTGTATGTCGCCAACAGCATGTTTGTCGGTGACTACTTGACGACCAAAGGCCAAGCCCCGCAAGCCGATTACGACATGATCACCGACCTCGGTTTCGAAGTCACTCAGAACGTCGAACCGGTCGTCGCGTAA
- a CDS encoding sialate O-acetylesterase — translation MRYRLLTLFTLLLASTAHAELKMSSIFGDSMVLQRDKPIHVWGWTTAGQDVAVELAGHSASATADDSGRFDVFIDALPAGGPHEMKVAADESKSFKDVLIGEVWICSGQSNMGMSVASSNDADLEALAANYPNIRLISVPQVGTQEPQTDFKGNWAACTPQTVKDFSAAGYFFGRQLHQTLDIPIGLIDNAWGGSSAEAWVERKVLEDDGNYDELLEKWDRTAATYDHEAAMAKWKQQHAEWAKSKKGNPPRAPRNVLTGNHRPANIYNGVLKPTIGYTIRGVVWYQGESNAGRAYQYRDLFPLMIQSWRDEWKQGDFPFYWVQLADFRNEVDSPVDSDWAELREAQTMTMSRLPNTGEAVILNLGEANDIHPKNKQGVGTRLARWALAKDYGYEIPYQSPTYRGSEDAMQVTGDKVRLKFDHVGSGLDTFDVNDAIGFSIAGADKKFVFAKAKIVDKETIEVWAEGVEKPVAVRYAWADNPVCNVQSRDGLPLTPFRTDDWSGKTEGIVK, via the coding sequence ATGCGTTATCGACTTCTTACGCTGTTCACGCTGCTGTTGGCTTCCACGGCTCACGCCGAATTAAAAATGTCATCGATCTTTGGTGATTCGATGGTGCTGCAACGAGACAAGCCGATCCATGTCTGGGGTTGGACCACCGCAGGGCAAGACGTTGCGGTCGAGCTTGCTGGACATTCGGCTTCGGCAACCGCCGATGATTCGGGGCGTTTTGACGTTTTCATTGACGCGTTGCCCGCAGGTGGCCCGCACGAAATGAAGGTCGCGGCCGACGAGTCAAAGTCATTCAAAGATGTGTTGATTGGTGAAGTTTGGATTTGTTCGGGGCAATCCAATATGGGAATGTCGGTCGCCAGTTCGAATGACGCCGATTTAGAGGCGTTGGCAGCCAACTATCCCAACATCCGCTTGATCTCGGTGCCGCAAGTTGGCACGCAAGAACCACAAACGGATTTCAAGGGCAACTGGGCAGCATGCACTCCGCAAACTGTCAAAGATTTTTCAGCCGCGGGCTATTTCTTTGGTCGCCAATTACATCAAACGCTCGATATTCCGATCGGTTTGATCGATAACGCTTGGGGCGGCTCGTCGGCCGAAGCTTGGGTCGAGCGAAAGGTGTTAGAGGACGATGGGAACTACGACGAGTTGCTCGAGAAATGGGACCGCACCGCCGCGACCTATGATCACGAAGCGGCGATGGCCAAGTGGAAGCAGCAACATGCCGAATGGGCAAAGTCGAAAAAAGGTAACCCGCCTCGAGCCCCTCGCAACGTTTTGACTGGAAACCATCGTCCCGCAAACATCTACAACGGCGTGCTCAAGCCGACGATTGGCTACACGATCCGCGGCGTGGTGTGGTACCAAGGCGAATCGAATGCAGGCCGAGCGTACCAGTACCGCGATCTGTTTCCGCTGATGATCCAAAGTTGGCGTGACGAATGGAAACAAGGTGATTTTCCGTTCTACTGGGTCCAACTTGCCGACTTTCGAAACGAAGTCGACTCGCCCGTCGACAGCGATTGGGCAGAACTGCGTGAAGCCCAAACGATGACGATGTCACGGTTGCCCAATACCGGGGAAGCTGTGATTTTGAATCTCGGCGAAGCCAACGATATTCACCCCAAGAACAAACAGGGCGTCGGGACTCGTTTGGCGCGTTGGGCATTGGCCAAGGACTACGGCTATGAAATCCCCTACCAAAGTCCAACCTATCGTGGCAGCGAGGATGCCATGCAAGTCACCGGGGACAAGGTGAGACTGAAGTTTGATCACGTCGGCAGCGGGCTGGACACGTTTGACGTCAACGATGCGATCGGCTTCAGCATCGCCGGGGCCGACAAAAAGTTTGTGTTTGCCAAGGCCAAGATCGTCGATAAGGAAACGATTGAAGTTTGGGCAGAGGGCGTCGAGAAACCGGTCGCCGTTCGTTACGCCTGGGCTGACAACCCGGTCTGTAACGTGCAGAGCCGTGACGGGTTGCCGCTGACGCCGTTTCGCACCGACGATTGGTCGGGCAAAACCGAAGGCATCGTAAAATAG
- a CDS encoding DUF2314 domain-containing protein has translation MAQVYLTADNDPEMRTANERARRTFRFFWRELSWERRRIIPGLDLACVKVPFEDPPELRSANSSEGVEQMWLGDVDFDGRIVSGTLLNSPNWLKSISEGDEAKFPGKALSDWMYVINGRVYGAFTVQVLRAKMSAKERQQHDNAWGFDFGDPENIHVVPPEWFTDESEKQPSSSEKTKGGLFSKLLGRSAKQSSAPLPPADPQLVSSTEHPMAANMSDSLNEYLQKNPEQVHAKDDRGWTMLHQQALAGTAIGVAILLKHGADPNAVTANGATATQLAKALGWNKVVDVLADHGAT, from the coding sequence GTGGCCCAAGTCTATTTGACCGCTGACAATGATCCTGAAATGCGGACTGCGAACGAGCGAGCCCGTCGCACGTTTCGCTTTTTTTGGCGTGAACTCTCCTGGGAACGGCGACGCATCATCCCCGGACTTGACCTCGCGTGCGTGAAGGTCCCCTTTGAAGATCCTCCAGAGCTGCGATCGGCCAACAGCAGTGAAGGAGTCGAACAGATGTGGCTCGGCGACGTTGATTTTGACGGCCGAATCGTCTCGGGAACACTGCTGAATTCCCCCAACTGGCTAAAGTCAATCTCCGAAGGCGACGAAGCCAAATTCCCTGGAAAAGCACTGTCGGATTGGATGTACGTCATCAATGGCCGCGTTTACGGTGCGTTCACCGTCCAGGTACTTCGTGCCAAAATGAGTGCGAAAGAACGTCAACAGCATGACAACGCTTGGGGGTTTGATTTTGGTGACCCCGAAAACATCCATGTTGTGCCGCCGGAATGGTTTACAGACGAAAGCGAGAAACAACCGTCTTCATCCGAGAAAACCAAGGGTGGATTGTTCAGCAAACTTTTGGGACGCTCAGCCAAACAATCATCGGCACCGTTGCCGCCGGCAGACCCGCAGTTAGTTTCGTCGACGGAACACCCCATGGCGGCAAATATGTCCGATTCGCTTAACGAGTATCTTCAGAAAAATCCCGAACAAGTTCACGCAAAGGACGATCGCGGATGGACAATGCTGCACCAGCAAGCCTTGGCCGGAACCGCGATCGGCGTTGCCATCCTGTTAAAGCACGGTGCCGATCCCAATGCGGTCACCGCGAATGGCGCCACTGCCACGCAGCTTGCCAAAGCGTTGGGCTGGAACAAGGTCGTCGATGTGTTAGCAGACCACGGGGCAACTTGA
- a CDS encoding response regulator transcription factor — translation MLLPTIHVVDDDKESRQVVVELVRSMNLAVESYESAEDFIARYNGKRPACMVTDKKMPGMNGVELIERLRDMQITIPIVMVTGFADVPSTVRAIRGGAITLIEKPCGQAELRKGIEEAVQLEQENLERDRQVAEAKRLIGTLDEKEMDVAKLLVEGLANKVIASRLDSGLRTIEKRRSTILKKLDVQSVAELVQIWVLANPS, via the coding sequence ATGCTCCTCCCCACCATTCATGTCGTTGATGATGACAAGGAATCTCGCCAAGTTGTGGTAGAGCTTGTCCGATCGATGAATTTGGCTGTGGAATCCTACGAGTCAGCCGAAGATTTTATTGCCCGTTACAACGGCAAGCGTCCCGCTTGCATGGTTACCGATAAAAAGATGCCAGGAATGAACGGCGTCGAGTTGATCGAACGGTTGCGCGATATGCAGATCACGATTCCGATCGTGATGGTAACGGGGTTTGCCGACGTTCCATCGACCGTGCGGGCCATCCGGGGCGGCGCGATTACGTTGATTGAAAAGCCTTGTGGGCAAGCCGAGTTGCGAAAGGGGATCGAAGAGGCGGTTCAGCTTGAGCAAGAGAATTTGGAACGAGACCGCCAAGTCGCCGAGGCCAAGCGTTTGATTGGCACTTTGGATGAAAAAGAAATGGACGTGGCCAAGTTGCTCGTCGAAGGTTTAGCCAACAAGGTCATCGCATCGCGGTTGGATTCAGGGTTGCGAACGATCGAAAAACGACGCTCGACAATCTTGAAAAAGTTGGACGTTCAATCGGTCGCCGAGTTAGTGCAAATCTGGGTGCTCGCAAACCCCAGCTAA
- a CDS encoding GntR family transcriptional regulator has protein sequence MFFHIDPSNGQPIYAQIVRQVKFAIAEQTLRPGQLLPSVRQLSMQLAVNPNTITRAFQELQSENLIETLRGRGVVVTKDALAPCRKQRKSIISDRVENVIVEALRSGMNADEIREIVDKKLKALEGKVTAVGKPPD, from the coding sequence ATGTTCTTCCACATTGATCCATCCAACGGCCAGCCGATCTATGCTCAGATCGTCCGGCAGGTGAAATTTGCGATTGCCGAACAAACGCTTCGGCCAGGGCAATTGCTGCCCAGCGTTCGCCAACTGAGCATGCAGTTGGCGGTAAACCCCAATACGATCACGCGGGCGTTTCAGGAATTGCAATCCGAGAATCTGATCGAAACGCTGCGAGGTCGTGGCGTGGTGGTTACCAAAGATGCGTTAGCCCCATGTCGCAAACAGCGTAAATCAATCATCAGCGATCGCGTTGAAAACGTGATTGTCGAAGCACTGCGTAGCGGCATGAACGCAGATGAAATTCGCGAGATTGTCGACAAGAAACTCAAAGCACTCGAAGGAAAAGTCACCGCCGTTGGCAAGCCGCCTGATTGA